From Pseudomonas hefeiensis, one genomic window encodes:
- a CDS encoding porin, whose protein sequence is MHNNKNTRHRFLPAVIAGLSTLGLTPWAQAEIMLYDKDQTTFSTDGYINAFYVNSDVDRAGEQFDRRQSRVKMGFLPNYLGFNMGKQVDDLKLGARASFWVTINDSETNGTDTAIDVRQFYGTVANPQWGEVLIGKDFGLFARSNILLDELLAGYGQVSDTLGLVDGGGVSFGNIGSGYPYPFPTSQITYRTPVMDGLRVAVGIMDPVDTNDSSATGKAYQENPRTESEVTYQFDLGGAKIYSWLNGSYQTSDNTDTTVDSVTSKGLGYGVQAKMGGLSLTGSGFQAKGINPFFTNNAGEATLRNVDSTGYLLQGSYKLGKNRLALSYGKTEDDGNGVVGSGADYETRGIALFHDVNDNLKLVAEYNQFEIAGHDTSAQNEDTDTFAVGAVLTW, encoded by the coding sequence TTTTGCCTGCAGTCATCGCCGGTCTTTCGACCCTTGGCCTGACGCCGTGGGCCCAGGCCGAAATCATGCTGTACGACAAGGACCAGACCACCTTTTCCACCGACGGCTACATCAACGCCTTTTACGTCAACAGCGATGTTGACCGGGCAGGGGAACAGTTCGACCGTCGACAGTCGCGGGTCAAGATGGGCTTCTTGCCCAACTACCTGGGCTTCAACATGGGCAAGCAGGTCGATGACCTCAAGCTCGGCGCCCGTGCCTCGTTCTGGGTGACCATCAACGACAGCGAAACCAACGGCACCGACACCGCCATCGACGTGCGGCAGTTCTACGGCACCGTCGCCAACCCACAGTGGGGCGAAGTGCTGATCGGCAAGGACTTCGGTCTGTTCGCCCGCTCCAACATTCTGCTGGACGAGTTGCTGGCCGGTTACGGCCAGGTCAGCGACACGCTTGGGCTGGTGGACGGTGGCGGCGTGTCGTTCGGCAACATCGGCAGCGGCTATCCGTATCCGTTCCCGACCTCGCAGATCACCTACCGTACACCGGTGATGGACGGTCTGCGGGTGGCGGTGGGCATCATGGACCCGGTGGACACCAACGACAGCAGTGCCACCGGCAAGGCCTACCAGGAGAATCCGCGTACTGAAAGTGAGGTGACCTACCAGTTCGACCTGGGCGGGGCGAAGATCTACAGCTGGCTCAACGGCAGCTACCAGACCTCGGACAACACCGACACCACGGTCGATTCAGTGACCTCCAAAGGCCTGGGCTATGGCGTACAGGCGAAGATGGGCGGGTTGTCGCTCACCGGGTCGGGGTTCCAGGCCAAGGGCATCAACCCGTTCTTCACCAACAATGCCGGCGAAGCGACGTTGCGCAATGTCGACAGCACCGGCTACCTGTTGCAGGGCTCCTACAAACTCGGCAAGAACCGCCTGGCGCTGTCCTACGGCAAGACCGAGGATGACGGCAATGGCGTGGTGGGCAGCGGCGCCGACTATGAAACCCGTGGCATCGCGCTGTTCCATGACGTCAACGACAACCTCAAGCTCGTGGCCGAATACAACCAGTTCGAAATCGCCGGCCACGACACCAGCGCCCAGAACGAAGACACCGACACCTTTGCGGTGGGGGCGGTGTTGACCTGGTAA